The Thermogemmatispora onikobensis genome includes a window with the following:
- the rplL gene encoding 50S ribosomal protein L7/L12, which translates to MSIESIIAEIEKLNVLDLVELTKQIQEKWGVSAAPVAVAAAPAAAAPAEAAPAAQQEEKTDFDVILSEVGAEKIKVIKVVRELTNLGLKEAKELVEGAPKPVKEGVSKEEAQQIAAKLQEVGAKVTIK; encoded by the coding sequence ATGTCCATTGAGAGCATCATTGCAGAAATTGAAAAGCTGAACGTGCTGGATCTCGTTGAGCTGACCAAGCAGATTCAAGAGAAGTGGGGAGTTAGCGCGGCTCCTGTCGCGGTAGCGGCGGCTCCTGCGGCGGCTGCGCCGGCTGAGGCGGCTCCTGCGGCTCAGCAAGAGGAGAAGACCGATTTCGATGTCATCCTGAGCGAGGTTGGTGCCGAGAAGATCAAGGTCATCAAGGTGGTGCGCGAGCTGACCAACCTCGGCCTCAAGGAAGCCAAGGAGCTGGTCGAGGGCGCTCCCAAGCCGGTCAAGGAGGGCGTCTCTAAGGAGGAGGCCCAGCAGATCGCTGCCAAGCTGCAGGAAGTGGGCGCCAAGGTCACCATCAAGTAA
- the rplJ gene encoding 50S ribosomal protein L10, with protein sequence MPTPAKAAKIEELAEKLARSRIAILIQTQGLSVKEMNDLRSKVRPMNVEVQVAKNTLLRLAAERNQMEGVDPNIFHGQTTVAFGYDDEVATAKAVTDYLQSSNAVVLKAAILGGRSLTPDRVETLAKISGGKPSAQAQLVGALQGPLSTTYSLLAAPLRNLCYVLQARVEQLQQQQTEHA encoded by the coding sequence ATGCCTACACCGGCGAAGGCGGCAAAGATCGAAGAACTGGCCGAGAAGCTGGCGCGCTCGCGGATCGCCATCCTGATTCAGACGCAGGGGCTTTCGGTCAAGGAAATGAACGACCTGCGCAGTAAGGTGCGCCCGATGAATGTCGAGGTGCAGGTGGCCAAAAATACCCTGCTGCGCCTGGCTGCCGAGCGCAACCAGATGGAAGGGGTAGACCCAAACATCTTTCACGGCCAGACAACCGTAGCCTTTGGCTACGATGATGAGGTGGCAACCGCCAAGGCGGTCACCGATTACTTGCAGAGCTCGAACGCGGTGGTCCTCAAGGCGGCCATCCTGGGAGGGCGCTCGCTGACACCAGATCGCGTCGAGACGCTCGCCAAGATCAGCGGCGGCAAGCCCTCAGCTCAGGCGCAGCTGGTCGGTGCCCTGCAAGGGCCGCTGTCTACAACCTATAGCCTGCTGGCTGCTCCTTTACGCAACCTCTGCTACGTTCTGCAGGCGCGGGTCGAGCAGCTACAGCAGCAGCAAACCGAGCATGCCTAG
- the rpsO gene encoding 30S ribosomal protein S15, with translation MALTREDKADIIASSRIHEADTGSPEVQVSLLTTRINQLTEHLKIHKHDFHSRRGLMMLVGQRRRLLAYLSRKSPERYRALIAKLGLRH, from the coding sequence GTGGCATTGACTCGCGAGGATAAAGCTGACATTATTGCTTCGTCGCGCATCCACGAGGCCGATACCGGCTCGCCCGAGGTCCAGGTCTCGCTGCTGACGACTCGTATCAATCAACTGACCGAGCATCTGAAGATCCATAAGCATGATTTTCATTCCCGTCGCGGCCTGATGATGCTGGTGGGTCAGCGGCGTCGCTTGCTTGCTTATCTCAGCCGCAAAAGCCCGGAGCGTTATCGGGCCCTGATTGCGAAGCTCGGCCTGCGCCACTAA